In the Bacteroidales bacterium genome, one interval contains:
- a CDS encoding tetratricopeptide repeat protein → MKRIVNRDTLTLQVLYTSCNQNAHYKKENFNLKLRKMIVFKKLLTLLFLFVSIISFSQNSERDLIDIAINDIRSGKNREAIKILNKVIKENKKSTFAYNIRSIAKTNLGKYKSALKDLDNAIQISPNYADAYFNKGHIKEINLHDHYGAIREYNKAIGLDSTNHFYYSNRGNCKAELSNYEDALDDYNKSISINPNTPFIYINRAVTLKELGRFEDSLNDCDLAISLDSLYMNPYYLKGVLLNKLGKIEDACLNLIKARELGNKKVEAFIKKFCE, encoded by the coding sequence ATGAAGAGGATAGTAAATAGAGACACCTTAACTTTACAGGTACTTTATACTTCATGCAACCAGAATGCACATTATAAAAAAGAGAATTTTAATTTAAAACTCAGGAAAATGATAGTTTTCAAAAAGCTACTAACTCTATTATTTCTGTTTGTATCAATCATATCCTTTTCTCAAAATTCAGAAAGGGATTTAATAGACATAGCTATTAATGATATTCGATCTGGCAAAAACAGAGAAGCAATAAAAATTCTGAACAAAGTAATTAAGGAAAATAAAAAGTCAACTTTTGCCTATAATATTAGAAGTATAGCCAAGACAAATTTAGGTAAATATAAAAGTGCACTTAAGGATTTAGATAATGCCATACAAATAAGCCCTAATTATGCGGACGCTTATTTCAATAAGGGACACATAAAAGAAATTAACTTGCATGATCATTATGGTGCAATTCGAGAATATAACAAAGCCATAGGATTGGATTCTACCAATCATTTTTACTATAGTAATAGAGGCAATTGTAAAGCAGAATTATCAAATTATGAAGATGCTCTAGATGATTACAACAAATCAATTAGTATCAACCCAAATACTCCCTTTATTTATATTAATCGCGCCGTAACACTTAAAGAATTAGGACGTTTTGAGGACTCATTAAATGACTGTGATTTAGCAATTAGTTTAGACTCATTGTACATGAATCCATATTATTTAAAAGGAGTCTTATTGAATAAATTAGGTAAAATTGAAGATGCTTGTCTAAACCTCATCAAAGCAAGGGAATTAGGCAATAAAAAAGTGGAAGCCTTTATTAAGAAGTTTTGTGAATAA